The DNA window tagagaatgaaaactacaacacacagaatttacgtggttcgatttactgaggtaaatctacgtccacggggagaaatgggggcaggtttgtattgcttgatctgcgaattacagcttacaacacagacttgctatatgattatttctctagagggATTCTAACTtctttctatcagatctaagttctatttatacattgaactaagatcgtggcttacatcatcactctaggtcgtggaggtcgtgtaggtcatggcctaagatcgtggcctgagttgacgccacgtggtagtgggtgtgttggaagttgtggaaatcctgcatgggtccactaactccttgttcggtcgaaaactgagaccgaactgctttggttgccgatctgagagtagagcttgatgccgacctgagagcagagcttggttggcttttaccgagctgtaggctgaggccgaactctttggtaatgccgaactcgcagagcttgattggtcggcttttaccgagctgtaggctgaggccgaactctttggtaatgccgaactcatactcttccttgggctttgggctgatgggccgtcattgctgtcgggcttgtttagtacgcaccccatcagaGGACCCAAAGAAATGAGAGATTTTAGAAAAAAGGGTCTTAATTCGCAGGTCTTTCGAAATTTAGGATTAAATTCGCTGACATTTCGAAAAATGGGATCGtgacatgcgaatttttcggaataagagattttcaatttttttatgtattttgttttctttttctttttattaatgCTCTCACAATATTTATGAATGGTCTAAATTATCCCTAATATTTcaccacaattttaatttttactccAATTTTATTTTCACCAAAGTGTGCAGATCACAGCTAATCACCACTGCCTCCACCCTCATTCTCCTCCTTTCTTAGCTACCGTCTACCCCTTTCTCTCCCACTTCCGATCCATCTCAAATAATCAATTACAAAAACTCAAATTCGCCCACCCTCTTAACGCGATTGTGTCCTCTATCTAGCATACTAGATTCTCAACCTCCTTCTCTTGTCTTTTCCCTCTCGATCTCCTCTCTCAAAGGAAGATCTCGCCGCCTCTTCTTCTTCGCTACGGGTCACCTGGCAGCTGCTATTGCTAGACGCGGTCAAACTGTCGTCATCGAAGGTCAGCAGTCAGTTACAGTACCAAATCATCATATCTACTTCATTAGGAACACCAACTCTCATTTTCTCGTTTTCTTATTTTTGCAAATGTCTGTTTTAGACAAGTTTATATCTGTTGACTTACAATGCTTTTTTGCTTGCAATTGACGGAGGGTGTTCTCATAGATCAGACATGAAATCAAAATGTACAGAATAAGGTCAACTTCAAACGAAAATTTTCTTGGTAGCAATGATTTGTTCTTCATAGTAATAATAACACATAAAGAAGAGGCATCAGCCTTGATTCTGATAAGACTACTGCACCTATACACATAATAATGACAGGGAACCTTAAACCAACTTACAACTTTCAACGAGCTTTGACTGGAGTGACAACAGGGGAGACTTCCTCAGTTTCGAACTTGGATACCCAAGATTTTTCACTCATGTGAGGAGATGATTGACTGAGTACACTGAGGTTGAAGACAACCTCCCCCATCGTTGGTCTCTCCAAGGAATTCTCCGACGTACAAGCTGTAGCCAACATTGTCAAGCTTAGAGCGTCATCAATGGGGTAGGAGCTTTCCAAATTCGGATCCATCCATCTCCTTACCCTCTCTTTCCTTTGATCTTCAATAtccaatattccattcacttcTTTCCACAGCATCACAACTTCACCATCATCCTTCGTCTCCATGACTTTCTTTCCTGAGAGCAACTCCAGGAGCACGACTCCAAAAGAGAACACATCAATGTTTAACATGACAGATGAAGTAGCTGGTCTTGCTGCAGATAAATTTGCTATCTTTGCTCTAAAGTTGGAATCGAGGAGTATGTtgctcgtcctgatatccttgTGAACGATGCTTGGTTGAGTATGCTCATGCATGTAGTGAAGACCATTGGCAACatccagtggcggatccaggatccggaaatggagggggcggaatatatagtattagcttggtttagtgcggacatggctattttttttattgttcggggcgacgccggaggcaaacggagggggcggacatggtaaatttacatcccgataagggaaaaatagtcgcacggagggggcgaccgccccctcctgcccccccctagatccgccactggcAACATCTAGAGCTATAACCAGCCGTTGACTCCAAACGAGGGATTTAACTGCGGAAGAAGAAGCTGAAACCTTCGGGGAGAGCCAATTGTCCAACGATCCGTTCTCGACATATTCATAGGCTATGAAGAAGTTACCATCATTATCAGAGGAGACTCCCATCAACTTCACCAAATTTGCATGATTCACTCTCTGTAGTATTTGGACTTCTTCCGTTGCATCACGTGTTGTCTTCACAGCAAGAACCTGGTCATTGATTGTGGCCTTGTAGACCGACCCTCCAATTCTGTACCGTTCACTCAGGTTCATAGTTTCCTTCAGAATCACATTTAGATCATATACTATCGGCTTGCCAAGGTAGCCCGATACTCCTGGAAGCAGCTTGTCCTGTATCGTCTTCACCTCTAATTTCCTGTCGTTAGAGGCTTTATACATTGCAAAAAGATCAGATGCATCCAGAGAAGAACCATTTCGGTCCAACAACTTCTTTTTCTTGCATGAGAGAAAGAAGAACGCCAGAAACCCTGACAAAACAATCAAAGCCAGAGCACTCGAACTAGCTATTAGAATCgattgaaatttggatttaccACGTGAGGCTGAAGATGGAAAAAACTGAACAAGAATCGGCGTCTTCTCTGGAATCAACACAGGAAGACAAACTGCAGCAGTGAAATTCCGGTAGTTGTTCGCCACCTCAATATCTGAAGCCGTCGTCTGGAACATAGCACTCACAAGCTCTGCGTTGTCTTCCGGCAGCCATACATAAGTAGTGAGGAACTGAATTCCCTTTTCTTTGTACGACTCTCCAGGGCACTTGCAGAACACCGGAAAGATGACTTCCTCCCCTATCGTCAAATTGAGAGGATCCAACACTGGGTTCATGTCTTCAATCACATGATAGTCGGTCATATTCTGGAAAACCTTCACTTGAACTGAGTATAAGTTGTCATCCTTCTTTATCTTATATGTAGCATTGGAGAAATAGTGTGTCCCGTTTGAAGTACAGGTGATTGGCACCAGCAATAGCTGATTCGGAATCAGTGGAGCATCCTCCGATGTTAGATTAGTGGCTGTTGCTATCTCTGCTCTGCTTTTTCCAAACAGATCAGATATACTTCCAAGGTCAGTATAAGGTGACCTAACACGATATGTAACATAAGCCTCACAGGATGACGGCGAGTCTGCAGATGATCTGAAGTCAGTGATAGCAGTATTATTAACAAATTCAGAAGCAGCAGGGGAAATCACAAAGATCAGAAACAGTGAAAAGATTATCAAAATTATATCAAAAGAGGTTGCCATCTCTTGAAGGGTAAGATTAACAGATGGCTAATAGGAGTAGTATACAATCGTATATGCTGTCTGTGCAGAATGAAACTTTTTACGATGTCATCATAGGTTCATATAAAAGCTGAAAAGGATCACTGGGATTGATGCACATAACTTAATTACTATAATAATCGGGTATTCCTTGATTTGTATATATTCAAATTTCAGAAATTTATTGTGGTAAAGGCAAATCAACTCGACAAGAATAAGGTTGCCCACCTTCTAATATTCTACGACAATATGTTGTTTCATATGTTGTCATCTCAAGATTTCAGGAATTgtttaaaaaagaaatcaagTAAAGACGGCACTAACGCGTGTTTCTTCTGAATCTCAAAAACAAGACAGCAACTATAAGATTAAAAGAAAGGAGTTGATGGCTACGGTaactatattttttatattgattctAAAGACTGTCAGCCTTGAGAAATAATTATTGTTTTTAAACATAGATGCAAACAACTATGTCAACTACATAGTAAATAGAAAAATTAGGTCTCCATCAATTTTGTCCTCTTGCAAGAGGATCTATAAGAACAGACAACTACATATTCCCTTGATTAAACTTCTATTTAAAGTTCATATATTCAAACAACAGTAAAAACGTTGCAAGCGATTAAAAGAGCTAAATCAAGAGGAGTAATAAACAAGATCCCACTGACTTAACAAACCTTTAAGTTGGTTCGCGAGACCCAGCATGTCATGCTGACACAACTGATTCTGTCTCACGAATTTCTTTTCCGGGACACTCTGTAAAACAACCGGAATATAATCTGTACACCATTATAAGATCTGCATTGCTAACAGTGTACAAGTGTCCGGGCAAAGCAAGTGGCAAGTTGTCCACGGCTTCCTCAGTCATCTCTTCCACTCGAGCTGCCTCTCGGATCTTACCTTCCTTCCACAAACTCTTCACAAGTGTTTGTTTAGTAGCAGCATCAGGCATCAATTGCGAGTTCCTCATATCCTCAAAAATCTTCAGGGCAAGAGAAGCTCTTTCACACTTGCAATAAGCACAGATGAGAATCTTGTACATGTAAGCATCCGGCTCCAAATCACACTGTCTCACCATGGCAAAGATTCTCTGCACAGTTTTGATATCTCCTTGAAGCGCATAATGATGCATCAACCCAGAAAATGTCTGTACATCTGGGCAAACACCGCGCAGCATCATCTCCTCGAGTATATCAAAGGCTTCACCATTCATCTGGCACTTTGCTAATGTCCTCAAGAGCGAAGAATACAGAATAAGCTGACTATTTTGTGACAGTGGACCACAAATTGTTCTGACATTTTGGAAAATCTCTAAAGCTGCATCACCCCTCCTCGAGAATCCATAAGAGTCAATAATCAATCTAATGGTGCTGAATGACAATAGCATGCCTTCTCGATTTATCTTAAACAGCAGCTGTTCAACCAGCTGCACGCATCCAAGGCGAGCCAACTTGGCAATCATCCTCGACACTGAGTAAATATCATGAACGAATCCAGGCTGATGAGCCACCCAGCAGAAGAACTCCCATGCAGTTTCAGGTGATTTGAAGTTCCTAATTAATTTGCAAACCAGGCGGCTTGTCCACATAATGTTTGCAGCTTCTAGCACAACCACTTCTTCATCTTCCCAATGTTTCAATGCACTCGCCAAAGCAGCTGGATCCAACCATGGTTTCAACTGTACTTCATCCTTGTCGACACCACAAAGACCAGAAGCTCCCTCATCCTCGTCATCAACATCATCCTCGTTGCTGACTAAGGAATAGCATATACTTTTTATCCTCTCATCAGGCATCATTTCCTTAATCAGTTCATCGGCCTCTTCGCCATAGCCAGCCTCTTTCATCACCTTTAGCGACATCAGCATTGCTCGACCGGGCAATATCCCATCAGCTCGCATCTCATTGAGCAAGATTTTCACAACTTCCAACTTGTTAGCACTAGTAAAAGCTTCAACCAACATAGAATACTGCATCGACGTACGCCTGATTCTCATAAGAGGCAGCATTTTAAAGAGTTTCAAGGCTGAATCTAGTTTCTCAAACTTCACGAGGTGCTGAATGATCACTGTATACGTTCTGCAGTTCGGAAGGGCACCTTCCTCAACCATCCTACAAAACACCTTGACAGCCTCTGCATCCATGCCCTTCTCCACAAAGAGCTTCATCACAACGTTGTATGACTCGGTGCAAGGATGCTTGTCCAACGTTCTTCGCCACTCATGCCAGACGCCACTGACTTCAGTCAGATCACCTGCAGCTGCATACCACCGCATTCTATCCATGAAACTTGCATAGGCCACGTTTGTGAACTTTCCAGTATTGATGGCGTCAATCAACGCTCCGAGTTTCCTCGTCTGTCCAGATTTAGCAAGAATCTTGGCCAATGCGTGAAGGGTCTCTTGCGTGTGAGAAAAAGTTTCGATCTTTTTAAGATTTTCGATCAAATGCAGAGCGGAAAGAGGCGAGGGAGCCGACCGGAGAGCATTGGCGACGACAAACGAGTCCAGAGAAGGACTCCTCAATATGGTAATGAGAGACGAATCCGGAGCATTGGAACGGAGACAGAGTCTTATCGAATCAATGAGTTTTGCCCTTTGGAGATATAGAGACATTTTGCTCATGTTTCTGGCGCCCCACGAAAAATAGCATGCTTGTAGAGTGAAATTCTTGCAGAAGGCTGATGCAGTGTATATTGAGGTGGAATACATTGGTAGATAATagaaagattaaaaaataaaagaaaaagtaattaggTCTAGAAACAGATAAACACGAGAATGGGGACACTAGTTCTCTGACCAGAAATGAGAGGAAAATGGAAACACTATTGTAGGACAAATATCAAGCAGCTGGCGTGcataaattttgagaaagtgcaAACTGACTCGGGATAAACATCAACATAACGAAGTCTTCCACGATTACGATTCATTTCTGGAAGCTGTAAATATCTCAACACAATAGGTTTAAAGTAGAAAAAGAAAACCAATTGCTATGGCAGCGTAAACTCAGACAGAAAGGAGAGAATCAGAGAATTcgggacgaggaggaagaaagcagaaattattattattattattattattattattattattattattattattattattattattattattattattattattattattattattattatcatcatcatcatcatcatcatcatcatcatcatcatcatcatcatcatcatcatcatcatcatcatcaaaataaaaaacaagaacTGGGCTTTGAAGTGTTGGGCCTAGGAATAATTTAGAGCCCAATATTTTAGAAGCGTTATACCCTGAAAACTGAGAACCTCTGCTTTTCATTTCTCCTCCACCTCTCCTCACCTATTTTCCGATCAATCAAATGTCCAAGTGTTGGCGCGCCGCCGCTGGCGTTCTCAGAAACGCCAATCAGACACCTGCACACCGCTCCTACCACACGATTCAAGCCGTTCCCAGAGAGCTCTCCGGCCACCGGATCTCCGCCCGCGAACGTGCTCAGGGACGCATCCCCGCCGTCGTTTTCTCCCAAAAATACGTCCAGAAGAACCCTAGTGACCCCACCTCCTTCGTCGCCTCCACCTCTGTCTCCCAGAAACTGCTCCTAACCACCGAGCGCAAGCAGATTAAGTCCATTCTCAAGGACATTGAGCTGCCCTTTTTCTGCTCCACCGCTTTCCCTCTCCAGATCCGCGCCGGTTCAGGTTCTTCCACCATACTTCAGAATGGAAAGGTTCTTCCCATCAAGGTTTGCTCATTTCTGCTCTCTCGATTAATTTATAGCCTGCTTTGATTCGCATGATTGCTTCAAGGAAAATGCTATTGGATtgaacatatttttattaataatcaAATGAGTTGGCGCTAATCAATAGAGTCGTTGTTGTTGTTATGGTTTGGAAGATTGGAACTATTATTGTTCTATCCAATCATCCAAATCTTCAATTTAGCTCCGCTCTTTAGTAGTACCATTGTGTAGTCTGAAGTTGTTTGCTTTTACATGATTATCGATGTCTTTTTGGTACCTAAGATACATAGGGATTATGATGGGAACATACTGAATTTGGTGTTTGCATGGGCGGAGCATGGTTCGGAGCTTAAGGTTGAGGTTCCGATTGTTTATACAGGAGAGGATGCTTGTCCCGGTGTGAAGAAAGGTTTGTATTCGACTCTCTTTTGTTTTactgttttttcattttgcCTCGAATTAGCTATTGAAGATTATAAGTGTAATTGGTAACAAGTTTATAGAACTCAGCAGCTAATTGTTTTAATTGATCAGTGCTTAGAGGCCTCTCTAATAAGTGTCATAACTTGTAGTGTACTTCAGATTCTGTGAGCTATAGTTCGTAACTATCATAACTAGTTGTGCACATTCCAATCCATGTTTTCTGGGCATCGGTTCTTATTATATGCTTGGGTGGTGATTGAATCATACATTCTCACCTTCTTGGTCTGTAGCAAGAATGTTGTCTAAGTTTCGTTGGATTGTAAACCCCTATGAGATCATTACTGTAAACCTATTTGTAATGCTTGGGTATAAGCAGTGCCGTCGTATTGCAgtcaatgttatcaaatagctgatatggcggcgccatggcgctatggcatggcgttcagtggtggaaacgccatagcaccaTGTCGCCGCCATAGCACCACCATATccgacatttgacaacattgcgtgtgtactgcatttaggaatagggcattatgcaagaaacatggtggTTAGAGTGGCatattatgctttattaattgtttaaagtgtttaagctgttatatttttaatttttgaattatatataaatattattttatttatttaatttttgaccgtcatactaatacgccatatccctgtggcggtttttaggcaaaccgccataagccgccatacgagattgataacattgatTGCAGTACATGATAGCTATCTTTTTATACATTTAAGCTGAGGCATAGGGTTCAATTTTCAGTTAACGGAGTTTGTTGTTCGAATTTCGAAATAACCTAGCGTTCaattaaattagttataaatCATGACCCATTTGGCAAAAAAGAGGAATCCatattatttcttcatcagATGGAGAAAAGGATTTCCTTCTAAATGAACCTTTCTCCCTGTTATTATCGGTATTGAAATGTTAATTTTGCTTCAAATTATTTGCATCATTCAATACCTCCATTGTATCTTTTTTATAAATGCTGGTGGCATTTGAGTTTTTCTTTTTACTGCTGCTGGTGCATTTATGTTCCATTTGATTGATCTTATCTTTTCCACATCAAAATAAGAATGACAGGATGCTTCTTTTAGCTTGTATCATTATTCATTATACAATCTGACGCTTGTTAATTACTGTCAAATTTGATTCTACTAACTTTGCTGGCTTATATAAAAATGCAGGTGGTACTTTAGTTAAGATAAGGAAATCCTTGAAGTACATGTGCCCATCCGAACACATTCCTCAAAAAATTGAAGTTGATGTGAGCAATCTGGACATCGAGGACAGAGTGTCCATACATGACCCGGTGGTTCATCCAAGCCTGAAGCTGTTGAGTAAGAATGAGACAATACCTATTTGTAAGGTCAAGGCAACATACATAGACATAGAAAACACAAAAGAGGCATAAATAAGCACAGACATTGCTGCTTAGGAATGTGCACAACTTTTTGGAGCCCAGTTGACTGGTGTTGTTCAAGCTGGCAGGCCACTCGGTGCTATTTTTCTTTGACACAAAGACAACATTTCAGGTACTGGCTTTTCATTAGTTGGGCCGTGTAATAAGATATGTGAAATTATTTTGTGATTCAAAGTTAGTGGTCTCTATGTATGCAAAGGAGTTTAGTCAACTACTTTAGTGCTATGCTTTCGACCTCATTTTCTTCATATGTATTCCACAAGGATTTTGTGGTATTGGTCTAATGAAAATATTGGGAGATCTGTGCCATCATAATGACGATTGAAGACGACCTGGAAATTTTGTCATGATTGAAGTGTGTTAATTCATTGTTTTGGAGTATAACATAATTTTAGTTATAGCTATAGTATTGTTCAACCAATTGAATATGTTCGATACTATTTTACATCGTGGCTTGGTAAACTGATGTATATTAGAAGTTCAACTAGAAAAGACATTAAGTTAAAATAAAACCATTTCTTTTACGTAGATGTCAATCAATTTCatgttaaaaaatttataatactTGTAATATTTAATGAAGCACATTCACAATTTCCTAAGCTTGTGTTCAAAAACCAAAGTTTAATTACCATATtcgtaaaaatataattataaattattagttGTGCATATGTAGAGATATTGTGGAGATCGTTTTCAAAGTTATATGCCATATTAATAGCTAATCAGATGTGTATTATACTATATAGCCAATGGATCTAATGAATGCTAtatttatactagtatataaattgtGGTGGAGTGGTATAATTCTCTCATTTTTGGTATAAAAATGTTTCATTCTCTGTtctcattaaaaatatttaatactactaatttcTCTTTAATTTAATCATTTAATAACTATCACAAAACTCATGTCGTTATGAATAGGATGAATGGAACATATAACAACATAGTTTTTTGTTTTAAGTTATCATAATTGTTCACAAAACCAAAAGCATAGAGCTAATTTAGCCTACTGTTGAACGGGACGTTTGTTAAAAATTAGGAATTTCGGAAGCATTTTTTTGAGTATAACTttatttatatggagtatattaagGAAGTATTTAATCCACTTTAATgaaaatggagtatattttgGAAAGTTTATAAAATGAAGGAAAAACTATTGTCGGCGTCGCGGAGTATTATTTTCATGTAAAATTCATCGATGTTCTCAAACAACCTTCCATCACATTTTGAGGGATTATAAAATcataatttatttgattttagtaatttaatttattgaatactAGTAGCACATAACTCATGCTCGACTCATGTTCTGACTTCCGAGTCTTCTGATGTACTAAATTGTTATGAATTCCTTTAAATAAATTGGGAAACTACTTAGAAGCTCAAAAATTATATAACGTTGACTTGGTAATTGAAAAACGACTTCCGTGTACTGG is part of the Salvia splendens isolate huo1 chromosome 6, SspV2, whole genome shotgun sequence genome and encodes:
- the LOC121809310 gene encoding serine/threonine receptor-like kinase NFP; the protein is MATSFDIILIIFSLFLIFVISPAASEFVNNTAITDFRSSADSPSSCEAYVTYRVRSPYTDLGSISDLFGKSRAEIATATNLTSEDAPLIPNQLLLVPITCTSNGTHYFSNATYKIKKDDNLYSVQVKVFQNMTDYHVIEDMNPVLDPLNLTIGEEVIFPVFCKCPGESYKEKGIQFLTTYVWLPEDNAELVSAMFQTTASDIEVANNYRNFTAAVCLPVLIPEKTPILVQFFPSSASRGKSKFQSILIASSSALALIVLSGFLAFFFLSCKKKKLLDRNGSSLDASDLFAMYKASNDRKLEVKTIQDKLLPGVSGYLGKPIVYDLNVILKETMNLSERYRIGGSVYKATINDQVLAVKTTRDATEEVQILQRVNHANLVKLMGVSSDNDGNFFIAYEYVENGSLDNWLSPKVSASSSAVKSLVWSQRLVIALDVANGLHYMHEHTQPSIVHKDIRTSNILLDSNFRAKIANLSAARPATSSVMLNIDVFSFGVVLLELLSGKKVMETKDDGEVVMLWKEVNGILDIEDQRKERVRRWMDPNLESSYPIDDALSLTMLATACTSENSLERPTMGEVVFNLSVLSQSSPHMSEKSWVSKFETEEVSPVVTPVKAR
- the LOC121809309 gene encoding pentatricopeptide repeat-containing protein At5g66631-like encodes the protein MYSTSIYTASAFCKNFTLQACYFSWGARNMSKMSLYLQRAKLIDSIRLCLRSNAPDSSLITILRSPSLDSFVVANALRSAPSPLSALHLIENLKKIETFSHTQETLHALAKILAKSGQTRKLGALIDAINTGKFTNVAYASFMDRMRWYAAAGDLTEVSGVWHEWRRTLDKHPCTESYNVVMKLFVEKGMDAEAVKVFCRMVEEGALPNCRTYTVIIQHLVKFEKLDSALKLFKMLPLMRIRRTSMQYSMLVEAFTSANKLEVVKILLNEMRADGILPGRAMLMSLKVMKEAGYGEEADELIKEMMPDERIKSICYSLVSNEDDVDDEDEGASGLCGVDKDEVQLKPWLDPAALASALKHWEDEEVVVLEAANIMWTSRLVCKLIRNFKSPETAWEFFCWVAHQPGFVHDIYSVSRMIAKLARLGCVQLVEQLLFKINREGMLLSFSTIRLIIDSYGFSRRGDAALEIFQNVRTICGPLSQNSQLILYSSLLRTLAKCQMNGEAFDILEEMMLRGVCPDVQTFSGLMHHYALQGDIKTVQRIFAMVRQCDLEPDAYMYKILICAYCKCERASLALKIFEDMRNSQLMPDAATKQTLVKSLWKEGKIREAARVEEMTEEAVDNLPLALPGHLYTVSNADLIMVYRLYSGCFTECPGKEIRETESVVSA
- the LOC121809750 gene encoding 50S ribosomal protein L25-like, whose translation is MSKCWRAAAGVLRNANQTPAHRSYHTIQAVPRELSGHRISARERAQGRIPAVVFSQKYVQKNPSDPTSFVASTSVSQKLLLTTERKQIKSILKDIELPFFCSTAFPLQIRAGSGSSTILQNGKVLPIKIHRDYDGNILNLVFAWAEHGSELKVEVPIVYTGEDACPGVKKGGTLVKIRKSLKYMCPSEHIPQKIEVDVSNLDIEDRVSIHDPVVHPSLKLLSKNETIPICKVKATYIDIENTKEA